In the genome of Erinaceus europaeus chromosome 8, mEriEur2.1, whole genome shotgun sequence, one region contains:
- the EFCAB10 gene encoding EF-hand calcium-binding domain-containing protein 10 isoform X1: MEEGSSSGDREEQAKRYLEQHKILELVNYLTSMLLYHRPENPRNYLIALLERIKIAKLTGATFPNFMDHINISSMFGMMDTSNTGTISFVQYTEVLKTLGLCTEDEVIEDDGSLITLEKFSSEVNKRTQKIWSAF; the protein is encoded by the exons ATGGAGGAAGGCAGCAGCTCCGGCGACAGGGAGGAGCAAGCCAAGCGTTATTTGGAACAACATAAAATCCTGGAGTTGGTGAATTATCTCACCAGCATGCTCCTATATCACCGGCCGG AAAATCCAAGAAATTATTTAATAGCCCTACTGGAGCGAATAAAAATTGCCAAATTAACAGGTGCAACTTTTCCAAATTTTATGGATCACATTAATATTTCATCTATGTTTGGAATGATGGACACCTCAAATACAGGCACCATATCATTTGTACAGTATACGGAAG TCCTAAAGACCCTAGGATTATGTACTGAAGATGAAGTTATAGAAGATGATGGGAGTTTAATAACTTTGGAAAAATTCAGTTCAGAAGT gaACAAGAGGACACAGAAAATATGGTCAGCATTTTAA
- the EFCAB10 gene encoding EF-hand calcium-binding domain-containing protein 10 isoform X2 yields the protein MADEFELGSCTWQSRKAKNPRNYLIALLERIKIAKLTGATFPNFMDHINISSMFGMMDTSNTGTISFVQYTEVLKTLGLCTEDEVIEDDGSLITLEKFSSEVNKRTQKIWSAF from the exons ATGGCGGATGAGTTTGAACTTggatcatgtacatggcaaagcaggaaagcAA AAAATCCAAGAAATTATTTAATAGCCCTACTGGAGCGAATAAAAATTGCCAAATTAACAGGTGCAACTTTTCCAAATTTTATGGATCACATTAATATTTCATCTATGTTTGGAATGATGGACACCTCAAATACAGGCACCATATCATTTGTACAGTATACGGAAG TCCTAAAGACCCTAGGATTATGTACTGAAGATGAAGTTATAGAAGATGATGGGAGTTTAATAACTTTGGAAAAATTCAGTTCAGAAGT gaACAAGAGGACACAGAAAATATGGTCAGCATTTTAA